CTCATGGCCGTCGAAAGGAGGCCGGCGGATAATCCTCTTGCGATTACGGGGGCGGGGACGCGACGCAACCGACCAGGCGATCGAGACTGATCGGGTGGCGAAAATATCGGACCGGCTGCGATCGGGGCGATGAAAACGAGACGGCAATCTGTGCGACGCGAGAGACGGGGTCGGGTCGGATTCGGTCTCGGGTGTCGTTACCGGACTTCCGCGCGGTCGATCCAGCCCTGAATGCGCTTCTCCGAGATATCGGTCTGGTCGGCCAGGTCGGCGGCGTCCGCGGCGGCGAGTTCGCCGATGGTTTCGACACCCGCTCCGGCAAGCCGGTCGGCGTAGGCCGGGCCGATGCCCTTGATCGAGTCGACCGGTTCTTGGTTGGTCTCCTCGGGTTCCGGTTCGGCGTCGGTTTCAGGCTCAGCCTCGGCCTCGGCGGCCGCGTCCTCGGGCGCTTCGGATTCAGCTTCGGGCTCGGGTTCGGCCTCGACTTCGTCCGTGTCGGCCTCGGGTTCAGCTTCGGCGGTTTCGGCTTCGGATTCGGTGGTCTCAGTCGCCGTCTCCGATTCGGTTTCCACCGCGTCGACATCGACGTCGTCGGGTTCGGCTTCCTCGACGGGCGACTTCTCGGCCGTCTTTTCGGTCGTCGGCGCCGCGTCCTCGGTCTCCGGACTGGTCGCTTCGGCCGGTTCGGCAGCCTCCTCCGGGGCGTCGGTCGGCTCCGTCATCGACTCGGTCGAACTCGACGCGGTCGACCCGCTCGCGGCCGACTGCGGCGGTTCGGCGGTCGTTCCCTCGGCGGTGTCGCGCTCG
This window of the Natrinema salifodinae genome carries:
- a CDS encoding helix-hairpin-helix domain-containing protein, which encodes MAIFQKLKSLLGFDESDSERGHSREVGVTVERERSADDGNGNEAVDAERDTAEGTTAEPPQSAASGSTASSSTESMTEPTDAPEEAAEPAEATSPETEDAAPTTEKTAEKSPVEEAEPDDVDVDAVETESETATETTESEAETAEAEPEADTDEVEAEPEPEAESEAPEDAAAEAEAEPETDAEPEPEETNQEPVDSIKGIGPAYADRLAGAGVETIGELAAADAADLADQTDISEKRIQGWIDRAEVR